A window of the Buteo buteo chromosome 8, bButBut1.hap1.1, whole genome shotgun sequence genome harbors these coding sequences:
- the GATD3 gene encoding glutamine amidotransferase-like class 1 domain-containing protein 3, mitochondrial, whose protein sequence is MLASRGPALGTALRRAAPGGPFASFHCSARRRRPARVAVVLSGCGVYDGTEIHEASAILVHLSRGGAEVQMYAPDVPQMHVIDHSKGQPAEAESRNVLVESARIARGKIASLAKLTTADHDAVIFPGGFGAAKNLSTFAVDGKDCKVNREVERVLKDFHKAGKPIGLCCISPVLAAKVLSGAEVTVGHEEEEGGKWPYAGTAGAIKELGGKHCVKEVTEAHVDTKNKVVTTPAFMCETELHNIFDGIGAMVKNVLKLTGK, encoded by the exons ATGCTGGCCTCCCGCGGACCGGCCCTGGGCACCGCGCTACGGCgggcagcgcccggcggccCCTTCGCCTCCTTCCACTGCTCCGCtcggcgccgccgccccgcccgcgtCGCTGTG GTCCTATCTGGTTGTGGTGTCTACGATGGCACAGAAATCCATGAGGCCTCAGC CATACTGGTACACCTTAGTCGTGGGGGAGCTGAGGTTCAGATGTATGCTCCAGATGTTCCACAGATGCATGTCATTGACCACAGTAAAGGGCAACCAGCTGAAGCTGAGTCAAG GAATGTTTTAGTGGAATCTGCAAGGATTGCTCGTGGTAAAATTGCAAGCCTGGCTAAGCTCACTACAGCAGACCATGATGCTGTGATATTCCCTGGTGGATTTGGAGCTGCTAAAAACTT ATCTACCTTTGCTGTTGATGGGAAAGATTGCAAGGTGAACAGAGAAGTTGAACGTGTCTTGAAAGACTTCCACAAAGCAGGCAAACCTATTGG TCTTTGCTGCATTTCACCAGTGTTGGCAGCAAAGGTTCTCTCTGGTGCTGAAGTAACTGTGGGCcatgaagaagaggaaggtggCAAGTGGCCTTATGCTGGGACTGCAGGAGCCATTAAAGAACTGGGAGGAAAGCACTGTGTGAAAGAAGTAACT GAAGCTCATGTGGATACAAAGAACAAGGTGGTGACTACCCCAGCATTTATGTGTGAAACAGAATTACATAATATCTTCGATGGCATTGGGGCCATGGTAAAGAACGTGCTAAAATTAACcggcaaataa
- the PWP2 gene encoding periodic tryptophan protein 2 homolog — protein sequence MKFAYRFSGLLGTVYRRGNLSFTRDGSALISPVGNRISVFDLKNNKCETFPLATRLNIVCVGLSPDGSLAILIDEEGAALLVSLIGKCVIHHFYFHKPVHSVSFSPDGKKFVITKDNVALMYHAPGRTREFNAFVLDKTYYGPYDETTCIDWTDDSKCFAVGSKDMSTWVFGAERWANLIYYSLGGHKDIIVACFFEENSLDLYTISQDAALCVWQCDTELDGLKPMPPKDAARERNAAKNDEEFLEEPKGEEIHGKANPNERETRDKVKYSRVAKYFFNKEGDFNNLTSAAYHKKTHLLVTGFASGIFHLHELPEFNLIHSLSISDQRIASISINCTGDWIAFGCSGLGQLLVWEWQSESYVLKQQGHFNSMVSLAYSPDGQYIVTGGEDGKVKVWNTSSSFCFVTFTEHTSGVTAVTFTSNGYVILSASLDGTVRAFDLHRYRNFRTFTSPRPSQFSCLAVDSSGEIVSAGSQDSFEIFIWSMQSGRLLDVLSGHEGPISSLSFNPMKCVLASGSWDKTVKLWDMLDSWRTKETLILNSDVLVVAFRPDGKELAVAALNGQITFWDHENAVQTGSIEGRHDLQMGRKELDKITAKQAAKGKSFTTLCYSADGQSILAGGLSKFVCIYNVKEQILMKKFEISCNFSLDAMEEYLDRRKMTEFGSMALIDEGAGGEDGVAIPLPGVKTGDMSYRHFKPEIRVTCLRFSPTGRSWAATTTEGLLIYSLDSGLIFDPFELDIDVTPSNIRKTLHQKEYTMAIIMAFKLNEKKLIQEVIEAVPSNEVDVVCSSLPDLYVEKVLEFLASAFEISCHLEFYLIWAHKLLMLHGQKLKTRSVKLLPVIQFLQKSIQRHFEDVSKLCEWNIYNIKYALAISQQRGMKRLAEETSVDEEDLDSDSDYLMQEVHKDNFSS from the exons atgaaGTTCGCGTACCGG TTCTCCGGCCTGCTGGGCACCGTGTACCGCCGCGGGAACCTCAGCTTCACCCGCGATGGCAGCGCCCTCATCAGCCCCGTCGGGAACAGGATCTCCGTCTTCGACCTGAAGAA TAATAAGTGTGAGACATTCCCATTAGCTACACGGCTTAATATTGTGTGCGTGGGGCTCTCTCCAGATGGAAGTCTTGCCATTCTAATTGATGAAG AGGGAGCTGCCTTGCTTGTCAGTTTGATCGGGAAATGTGTGATAcatcacttttattttcacaagcCAGTTCACAGTGTCAGCTTTTCCCCTGATGGCAA GAAATTTGTGATTACAAAAGACAATGTTGCTCTTATGTACCATGCTCCTGGGAGGACACGAGAATTTAATGCGTTTGTTCTGGACAAAACTTACTATGGTCCATATGATGAAACAACTTGTATTGACTGGACTGATGATTCCAA ATGTTTTGCAGTAGGGAGCAAGGACATGTCTACATGGGTTTTTGGAGCAGAACGATGGGCAAACTTGATCTACTACTCACTTGGAGGGCATAAGGATATAATAGTAGCCTGCTTTTTTGAAGAGAACAGTCTAGAT CTGTACACAATTAGCCAGGATGCAGCTCTCTGTGTGTGGCAGTGTGATACGGAGCTTGATGGTTTGAAGCCTATGCCCCCTAAAGATGCAGCTAGGGAAAGGAATGCAGCAAAAAATGATGAAGAGTTTCTTGAAGAGCCAAAGGGTGAAGAAATTCATGGAAAAGCCAATCCAAATGAACGTGAGACTAGAGATAAGGTTAAATATTCACGTGTTGCAAA GTATTTTTTCAATAAAGAAGGAGATTTTAATAACCTGACATCTGCAGCCTATCACAAGAAAACACACCTTTTAGTCACTGGCTTTGCCTCTGGAATCTTTCACCTCCATGAGCTTCCAGAGTTCAACCTGATCCACTCCTTGAG tatttcagaCCAAAGGATAGCTTCTATTTCTATCAACTGTACTGGTGACTGGATTGCCTTTGGTTGTTCAg GTTTGGGTCAGCTCCTGGTGTGGGAATGGCAAAGTGAGTCCTATGTGCTGAAGCAGCAAGGACATTTCAACAGCATGGTTTCATTAGCATATTCTCCAGATGGACAATACATAGTAACTGGAGGGGAGGATGGGAAA GTGAAAGTGTGGAACACTTCaagcagcttttgttttgtcaCTTTTACAGAACATACCAGTGGTGTAACTGCTGTAACTTTTACTTCAAATGGTTATGTCATTTTGAGTGCTTCCCTAGATGGAACAGTGCGTGCCTTTGATCTACACAG ATACCGCAACTTCCGTACCTTTACATCTCCGCGACCAAGTCAGTTCTCTTGTTTAGCTGTGGACTCCAGTGGCGAGATTGTGTCAGCTGGTTCTCAGGATTCCTTTGAAATATTCATCTGGTCAATGCAGAGTGGGAGGCTGCTAGAT gtCTTATCAGGTCATGAGGGCCCCATCAGCAGTTTGTCCTTTAACCCAATGAAGTGTGTTCTAGCTAGTGGTTCTTGGGATAAAACTGTCAAGTTATGGGATATGTTAGACAGCTGGAGAACTAAGGAGACACTAATACTGAACTCAGATG TTCTTGTTGTTGCTTTCCGTCCCGATGGCAAGGAGCTTGCAGTTGCTGCTTTGAATGGACAGATAACATTTTGGGATCATGAAAATGCAGTGCAAACTGGCTCAATTGAGGGAAGGCATGATCTGCAgatgggaaggaaggagctTGATAAAATAACTGCCAAACAAGCAGCCAAGGGAAA ATCTTTTACTACTCTGTGTTACTCAGCAGATGGTCAGTCTATTCTGGCAGGTGGATTGTCAAAATTTGTCTGTATATATAATGTCAAGGAACAGATTCTTATGAAAAAATTTGAAATCTCATGCAACTTTTCTTTAGATGCAATGGAG GAGTACTTGGATCGGAGAAAAATGACCGAATTTGGCAGCATGGCTCTGATTGATGAAGGGGCTGGAGGTGAAGATGGTGTTGCCATTCCTCTTCCTGGAGTAAAAACAG GTGACATGAGTTATCGGCACTTTAAACCAGAAATAAGAGTGACTTGCCTGCGATTCTCTCCTACAG GACGAAGTTGGGCAGCCACCACCACAGAGGGCCTTCTTATCTATTCACTGGACTCAGGGCTAATTTTTGATCCTTTTGAGCTGGATATTGATGTCACACCCAGCAATATACGCAAAACACTGCATCAGAAGGAGTATACTATGGCTATCATCATGGCCTTCAAGCTGAAcgaaaagaaattaattcaggaGGTCATAGAGGCTGTACCTAGCAATGAAG TTGATGTTGTCTGCTCATCACTCCCAGACCTGTATGTGGAGAAAGTATTGGAGTTCCTGGCCTCTGCATTTGAGATATCTTGTCATTTAGAGTTCTATCTTATTTGGGCTCATAAGTTGCTTATGCTGCAtggacagaaactgaaaacaag GTCAGTGAAGCTGCTCCCTGTGATACAGTTCCTTCAGAAAAGCATCCAACGTCATTTTGAAGATGTTTCAAAACT ctgtgaATGGAATATTTACAATATTAAATACGCATTGGCCATTTCACAACAGCGGGGCATGAAACGTCTGGCAGAAGAAACATCAGTAGATGAAGAGGACTTGGATTCTGACAGTGATTATCTTATGCAAGAAGTTCATAAAGACAATTTTAGTTCCTAG